In Zingiber officinale cultivar Zhangliang chromosome 3A, Zo_v1.1, whole genome shotgun sequence, the DNA window TTTTCAGAACCCAAAACACAATTACAATTTTGGATTGCAGGGCGTCTCAACCATTCTTGAAGCTCTAGGCCTGAAAAAATTTAggacttaatattttttaaaaaataaatataaaaaacattattagagaaatttaattttattagtaaaatttaaaaggacAGTTTTATAATGATTATTTATATAATCGGAAGGAGTGACCAACTAGGTCATATAGTAATAATTTTATCTTACGTCAAACCTCAcctttttattagtaaaatttataaaaaattaaaaatattttatgttaactaatttgacaatgattaataaattattataatactattaatatatattttaattattattttttttaaaaaaattatcaattaattttaacttcGATGAAGGTAAGTCTTGACGCAACATTACAAATTATTATTGTGTGACCTAAATGTAATAGGTTCGAGTAATAGTCTAGTAGATATAGACACTACGTATAATAGACCCTTCCTTAGGATTCCGCATTGGCAGGACCTTCGTGAACCTTATCAATTTTAACTTGgataaattatcaattaaatttatttagttgataccaaattatttaaaaaaaaatatacataataaCTCATCAAATAGCAAGGACACAATAATAAtcgtaaaaaaaatgataataaaggagcaaaaaaataaaattgaaagagAAATAATAGTACAACATTaaatatgcttttgaaagattttcaaaagtatttttataagaatatattaattaagtataactaataagtatttttaatttattaactagacttaattttatttattaaatttttatcagtaaaaaaataaaaattatgagtcaaattttaataaaaaaataaaaataaattaccaactaaatctaactttaatattaaaaaaattaaaattatcaatcaaatctaatacgagtacaaaaataaaaacaatcaaatttaactttaatctataaaaaaaataaaaaattattggttaacactaaaaattaaaaattattgaccaaatataatttagctagtaaaaaattaaaattatcgatGAAATAAAATCTTGACTAAAATTCATTTTagctataattttaaatatttaatatctaaattaatatattttttatatatacataTCTAATTTGATGGACCACAATATAATAGGTAGGGCTGTGCAAAATAACCGACAAACCGAAAACCGGACTGAAATCGGTAATTTACCGGTTCCGGTTAACCGGTTAACCGGTTTTAATCGGTTAACCGGTTAACCGATTAACCGGTTAACCGGTTAACCGGTTCGATTTTCGGTTTAAGATTTTTCAAACCGGTTTAACCGGTAAACCGGTTAATCTAAGCTAGTAAAACCAGCTTTGTTGCAGGCCTCCTCAAGAAGTTGAACATGAGCAGGTCCCTCTGGGCAGAAAGCAACTGCAGCTCCTCCACTGTCTGTAAATTTACAAGCTGCCCCAACACTCCAAGCCACCTCGATCATCTTAATGTTGAGAGAACCGAGTGCATCATCTCCAAACATTTGCCTGTTACAAAGaacagaaagaaaaggagataagATAAAGTCAAATGATGTAGCAACATTCTCAAGTCTTCTTCTACTAACTCATGAGGAAGGCGAGAGGGTTACTAAGGATGATAAGTCACATTTGAAATTATTTCACAATGAAAAATGCAGAGTTCAACAGCCAATAATGCCTTGTGTTACTAGGCTTACCGGTTTTTGGTTGGAACCGGTTAACCAATCGGAACCGGTTCAACCGAAACCGGTAGAACCGGTAATAATACTGGTCGGTTAACCGGTTGTCAATAAAATGCGGTTAACCGGAATTAACCGGAACCGATAAACCGGTAAACCGACCGGTTGAACAGGCCTAATAATAGGGGCTCTAGGCATAGACCTTAATGGCCTATACCTTCAGCCGACCTGTTGGATTGCTTCATCTGATATATAAGATCAGGAAATAAACTCTGGTTCTTACTAGGAAAAGAGAATATGCTCAATCTTAGATGTGTGAAAGAAATGAATTTGGGATTGATAAAGTTTGGCATCAAAGTGATGGAACTAACTTAGCACTTTGTCCTCTTCAGGAACCAAATGCACGAGAGCATGCATGGCTTTTAGTGGCTCTTCTACATCACCACTGAAAGCCACAGCCACTAAGTGACCCATTTAGAAGAGCCAAATGGTGACGGTCCCTTTTTGTCATGGATTGAGACAATGGCAGATGGTAAGCATAGGACACTCGACATGGCAAAAAGGAGGCATATTTGTGCAATGAACCAACCCTTCGAGCATATTCTGCCGAAGCAAATTAAAAGCTGAAAGCTACATCTAGCTTAATTCCATTCAATGATATACATCATCAATTAGCTTGGAAGAAGATAACTTTCAAGAGGTTGATTGAAGTCGCTAACTTGCAGGGAAGTGATGATAGAACTTATTCTTCTAAGCTTCTTGAGAACAAGGTAACCCTCTCTTTAAACTACCTTTTCTAATTTCTTTTCCTGGGTGGTAAGGAAATTTTCATTTATATAATCCAAAAAATGAAGTTGCTTAGGGTGGATGATTAGCATAATTCCTAGTATTGGAATGGATACTTTCTTCTACAAATACCCACTGGCTTTTTTAACTCTGTAATTAAATTTCTCAAGCAGCACAAAAGGATAATTAATGGGCAATATAAAGCATCTAAAACATTGTCCAAAGGAGTACTCAAGCATCCACCAAAACCACTATTTAGACACCAATTATATATTCCATCAAATAGTCAATCAAATTATATAATGCTTCGCTTCATTGTCATGGAGGCTATTACTTGCTTGAAGACTCAACTGCTAATGCATGCCAAGACAAGGAAAGTGTCTTTATTTGATTAGGTCAAAAGGCCTGGTCTTATATTCTACTGTATACCTCTCGGTACATATCATTTAAGGAACATTTAGTGAGATGTATCAAAGTTTGATGAGGttcatattttctttaaaaaaactagaAATTATTATGATGTTCAATACTCCATTAGCAACCTTTCAATTCaacaaattaattaattgtgCTGCAAATCAGGCACAATTGGATAAAATATTTCATAGGTAAATGTACGGAGAGCAAagtgaaaatataaaatattttaacaagATGATTGGGATAATTGACTAAAACATTAACTTGAAATTTTTAATATCAATCTTGTGACCTTGCACTGATAAAGGCAGAtccctgcaaaaataaaataagttacaTTAACAACTATTCAGCTGTGGAGATTATTGTAttagtgaaaaataaaataaaatgcattagttcttttttttttttttacgaatTAATTGACAGAGAGCAGTATTTGGAGTTTGTTAATTGTCAATAGTTTGGAAGTTGACAGCCTCAATAATTGCAGACCTCTACAAGATTCCGAGCTTAATAAATCTCCATTTAATCCCTGTCAAATCACACACCGATACAATAACTTTGCCTGGACCTGAACTGAAGCAATTAAACCTGTGTAAAAATTGAAGTCTCAGTCTCAGTCTCAGTCTCAGTCTCACACAGTGACTGTGAATAATGCACCAGGATCTTATTTCTCTGGCTTTAAAATGTGTGCTCAGCCATTGAATACTGTGCACCGACGGCAGTAATGGCGGCAATGGAATGAATGGTTTCCTTCCCTTGAGCTGTGATAAATTTAGCCGAGACAggagaaaggttgaagaagaagaagaagaagaagagcccgCGAGGGCCCAACAATATGATACGTGTAAGGATATGATTCCCGGGCAAAAAGTAGCCACATCACATGGGATTGCTCTTTAAATACGCACCCTTTTCCGGAAGAGCGCCATGGCCTCCACCACCAGGGCTGCATGCCTCGACCTTGGATTTTGATATGCTGCTTTCATGGAGAGCGATCGAGGGAGGGGAAAGGCGCGATCTTGATGGGTTTTCTCTGGTCAATTTTGGAGTCTTAAGATTCAAGTTCGACCTTTTTCGTTCTTTTTTGGGTCCAGCCGATTTAGGGTTTAACTGGGGTCAACTGGGATCGAGCGAGTACGCAGTGTTCTGTTCTTGCTCCAACAATCGATTTCCTAAAAAGTGTTCCTTTGATCTGAAAAGATTGAAGGAAGTGGCGTACTGTGAACAATCTGTTCGTGTTTTTCGTCGTCTTGTTTAAATTTCCAATCTTTTTGATCGTTCAAAGTTGCGCAGCAGCGGAGCAGGGGACAAGAAGATTCAGTACCAAGCCCCCGGTCTGTTCGTCGTTTTTTCTCTTTTTGAAAGAAAACTCTCTGTTTCCTCTGTTGAATCCCTCTTTTTCTCACTGTTTGAAGCTTTCGTGGCATCAAGGGTTTGGCGAACGCTATGCTGAGGAAGAAATCGGTGAAAACAAGCCCTAATGTCCGATCCCCACTCTTCCAATAGCAGCTGCTGCAACAAGTCTAGAGCTTTCTCAATCTTCTCTCCAAGGCTCTTTGTGGGTGTCTCCTCAAGTAGCTCCTCGGACTCCGAGGCCACCATGAGCCCGACCTCCATACTCGAGACCAAGAGCTTGTCCTCGATCGGGCGCCTGCTCCTCTCCGATGCTACCAAATCCAGTGGCACAGAGAGCAAACTACATGCTCGATCATTTGGCGACACTGACGCCGTCGGGCTCAGCATCATCGACGCTCTCAACGAGGAGAAATCTACTAAAGCTTTCCCCAATTCGGAGAGCAGAAGGGTGGTGTTTGGGTCGCTTCTCAAGGTCCAAATTCCTTCCCTTTGCCCCGGCTCAATGTCGCCAGTCGGATCCCCGATAGAGTTTGGCGTCAAGAACAAAGAATCCCAACTAGCTCTGCTCTCCCCTGCCCAGAGTTCTCTAGGCTTGGAGATGACGACTTCTTCTGCTTGTAGGGTCTTTGCCAGGAGCATCTCTATGAGTGAGATGGAACTCTCGGAGGACTACACTTGTGTGATATCTCATGGTCCAAATCCAAGAACCACTCACATTTTTGACAATTGTGTAGTGGAGAGCTGTGGGGATGGGTTCACTGCTTCCATCGAAACCAACAGCTCTACACCGACTGATCGCCGAGGCCATCTTAGCAATGATTTCTTGAGCTTCTGCTATGCATGCAAGAAGGATCTTGGGCAAGGGAATGACACCTTCATATACAGGTTTGCATGCTCTCCTATTTCGGGTTAAACTTACATTTATATTAGATTATAGATTCAAATCTTGTAAAAAATTTCTTCTCTTTAGGTACTATGTTTTTTTATGCGACAGGCTTTTAGAAAATACATATAGAAGCTTAAAGCTTCTAAATGACAGGCAATCTGATTAATTTTAACATGATTTCAAGCACCTGTTATCATTTCAAGATTTGCCTTTGAAAAATAACCTATAGTTGTTTGTGTTGTGACCATTACCAAGtccttttctccttcagttaggCGACAATCAGGCATTGATTGACTCAATATTGCTGAGGTTTAATCATTCCTCTGGAGAGGTAGGTTTTCGTTCCTCGTCTCATTTAGCAGACAATATTCCACTGGTTATTGTTATTATGTTGGAACCATGTTCAGGATTCCATTCACCAGGTCCTGTCTATGCCATTGTTACTGGGACCTCATGTCGTTGGTGTTCACTGCCGAGGTCCCCCAATGGCTGCTTTCGTGATCCATGAAAAGTCGAATCAATCTGATGTCTTCATGCCCTCAAGTTAGGGTTACTTCACCTGGATTTGCTTGGGAAAATGACCTACCATGTGCCCCCTCTACTGGAGAATTTCTTACTATGGTTTTAAAAAATGATTCCTACATTATGTAACAATTAAAACAGTGATTCAATAACATTCAGTAGTCGAACTCAGATAGATAAAAAGACTTGCGGTGCTTGAATTTCATTGATTTAGTAAGTTTCCTTCATATTGTTATATGTAATATCAGACATTTGTTTCGTCTCTTCTCTTTCAGAGGTGAGAAAGCATCCTGCAGCAGTGAGTGCCACAAGAAGGAAGAGTCATTAGTCGAGATATAATTTGCCCACAATCTAGTTGAGCATACCCTTGTTTCGCTGCAATTCTTTCAGCGGCTATGGATTCTGATCCTACACGATGAAGCTGATCTAAAGTGTGCTGTAGCCTTTTGGTTAAAATTTTGCTTTCAGGGATGAAATCTAGTGAGGTTTAGAGAAGATTATGTCGAGGCTAAGGTTGGGCTCAGTAGCTAGCATAGTTTTTGACAGAGAGAGCTCTATTTAAGGGTTACTTTCATCTGTTAACCAGTCTTGCTGTTTCAATGAGGAGACAATAATGAATTAAATATGATATTCTCAATCTTTTCTGTTCTATGTTTTCTTGTTATTGcaggattatgttatgttatcttttctgttaatCAGTTTTGCAATTTTATTCATAGTCTATTTGATTCAGTGACTCCTGCTTCACAGGCTCTGTTTGTTCACTGTCGAGGGGACCAACTCTTCCTGCAGCATTGAATCACAGAGCATTTGTTCTTATCCATCACAGGTGAGGTAATCCTAATGGATCATAATTCTCATAGATATTAGAAAAGGATAATTTATGATATGTTTGTTAGTTTGACCTTGTGCGCATCTGCACTGAGATGTCTAAGAACATGATTTCATAGAACAATTACCTAGAACAGCTTCAGTAAAAACTTATTGTTCATAGCAGTTAGCGCAGTGGGGCATTCAACCATACCTCCTCTTTCTAGCCGCTCCTGGAATCCATGGTGGCGATTCAACCGACTGTCCGATCGACGAGGAACCAAAGAAATCAGTCGCGAATCCTGCTCTGATGCTCAATCAATCGCCATAACTCGCTTCCAGCTTGGTGAACACCGTCAGGTCTAGCGGCGATGTAAGAAATTAAACTGCCCTCCCAGAGTAAAACGCTCAAAAATCCCTACTTTATTAAAGAAAAGGGCAAAGGAGCAAAAAAGACCCCATCTTTCAATCCGATCGCTTTAATGCTAGGTCCAGACAATCGAACTCCAGCCGACAATTCAATTGGCTATCGATCGGCACAGCTTTAGGGTTTAGGAGTTGTGTAGGTGCCGCCGAATTCCTTGACTGATCCAAGGCGTCGCCTCACCGGAGCCTTCTGCCTTCCAATCACCTTGTTTGCCCACTTCCAACCTATCCCAAACGCCTCATTTTCCTGCTCTCCTCCAGAGTGGAAGAATCTCCGACATCACCTGGGTTGGGCCGTCACCAGGGTCGTCTGATTTCGAGATCTAAgcgaaaaaaaaaagatttttaatggtttataaaaatttattattaatttttaaaaaaatattttttatataaaatttatttttttttaaaatgcaaaaattataattataattttatatttaagtttttataataatttttttaattgataaaatcattaaattatttaatcattTGAGTTGTTGTTAAacgtaaattattaaattaactaacCGATTTTGCTCGATACAACAACCAGTTAAGCCCAACTCGCTCATTTGACTGACCTGATCAGCTcactcattttatttatttaaaatttcagaTTGAAATAATAAATTTAGTAGTTGGTactatatttgatatttaaaaaTGGCGAAATAAAGTTTTGCTAATTTTCTGAATTCATCGCTCCAAATATTAAAGTATTTAGCGTGTTAATATCTTAAAGATATAATATTATAGTTATTTAGTGGGAAATTCCAGTTCTCCTTTGTTATTGAATTCAATTGTCGGCAAGAAGATGAACAGGTTGACTAACTTTATTTGGCGATTAGTGTATTAAATGTCCGGAAGCATTTTCCACAATCGCTATTTAAATTATTAAGGATAAAGTCTCTTTAATTTATcctaaaaaaagggaaaaaatgtTAAATCTATCTAAGTTACAACAATGCGACTCTAACTTTAACAAAGTTATTTATTCTCTAATTGTAGTATTGTACGATGATTGAAGGTTGGATAGTGATATATATAACTATTTATCAGTATTTGAGGAAAGGTTAGACATGAGATAGTGTTTTCTGTTGAGGTGAAGTAGACAATTTTGtgataattatgaattttaaataataatgtaGAAGTTTTTTAATCACtctaattttataatttagaacacttgtataaaaattatACGGTAATTTATCAAAGAACGTATGTAgagatttaaatttatcaaaagttgtacgctactttggtatttaccaaagatcATACCTTGTTAAGCAcattttctattttatctttttgacaaatctGACTTTTTTTTCATTGTGTTTCTCACTCTTTCTTCTATTTACTTTCTCCTATGCATGCAACCAATCTAATTTTTCCTCTccgctcttctctttcctctttttttttcccaTGTATGCATGCATGTATAGCATAGGTTTGATATATAAATCATATTAAATCCACAATGTTTAGAGTTTAGTTGATTTTTTGATATAAATCAACAAAAActgatccattatttatttcggcttctaCGGAGGtgtaaaattataataatgatGAATTGGCAAAAATCCTCATGCGTGGgcatgatatgaatcatatcagacccaatgtacgggaattatttttctatttttttaattatattttaacatcttttagaagttgaaataaataatagataacatatttgaacttcttgcaacatcagaaatccacaggaactgaaatgggtgcaatcggagctctctaggtctatcaataaGTTTTTACCGAAACccactaatcgacctagagacctcagattgtagTCATTCAGATCCTGTGAATTTCTAAGAttgtaaggagtccaaatatgttctccattattatttttggcattcctagtggtggaccagaggttttaaaaaatctaaatatctctttctttccttttttttcttttttcctttttttctgttGTTAGGCctaatatctccccatatcagacctgataacaaaaaaaaaaaatagagagattTATACAAATTGTCTAACTAATAATGGAAATATTAAATATGGTatacaatcataataataataatcgtagtagtgaatataataaatttagaaatattatattTTACTGTCAATCTAATATTATCTTTTGTTGTCAATCTTTGATTATGATGCTCTTTGCTTACTATGTCAAATATGATAAATCtcgattgattgaaatcaatacgAGATTATTTTCCATAACTACTTAAGTTTGATTGCTAACTTGGTAAAACATTGTCTAGATAATGGCTTGGTGAATATATCAGTAATTTGATCTTTTATAAAGACGTAAGAAACCAAAAGTTGTCGAGTCATCACACGTtcgcgaacaaaatgaaaatcaatctccacGTGCTTGGTACGAGCACGAAAGACTGGATTTGCTGCAAGATAAGTTGCTCCTATATTATTACACCAGATTTGGGGTGTAGCGAGTGGAGAAAAATGTAATTCCGAAAGAAGAGATTGTAGCTAAATAATTTCGGATGTCGCATTGGCGATaactttatattcagcttcagtattAGAGCGAGAGAttgtaggttgcttctttgagAGCCAGGAAATAAGATTTCGtctaagaaatattgcatatccactaatTGAACGTCTGTCTTCAGGAGATCCAacccaatctgcatcactataGGCATTCAACTCTAGTGAGGACTGacaatataaaagaagaccatgtaaaaTCGTGCATTTAAGATAacgaagaattctcttaacacatTCCCAATGATACTCGGTGGGAGAATGTATAAATTGGCAGATATGATTAACTGCGAAAGTAATGTCAGGTCATGTAATGGTGACATATTATAGGATACCAATAATACTTTAGTAGATCTGGGGGTCAACTATTAAAGGAGATGAAGAAGGAGCATTAAAACCTCCTTCCTTGATTGGTGTGAAGATAGTGTTGggaccaaaaagtagctagagagggggggttgaatagctcgtcgcgatcattgtgctcgtcgttgctcgcttcttgggatgatgtgcagcggaaatacaagaaacacaagcAACAATGCTAactctaaggatttacttggtatccacctcaagaaaagatgactagttcaaggatccacacactcacgcaccctccactataaaaacactcattctcggtaactaccgaaggcgaagaagccttacaacctcacaatacaacaatgaaaaaaaaaagaagtaaaaatacaaatgaatcttacaatattacaatgaaaaccctagcttcttcttcttcttgttgcaactcgcctcttgacttggatgagcctccaagaaccttcaagaactggcggtgaggaagaaaaaaTCGCTGTGGAGGTTTGTTGTGATCacctgtggagaagagaggaaaaacTGCGTagaaaaacgctcgccaacggctttatccgcgccaacggtcgaatcccaatctattggattgctcccaatcgattggggaggctttggatcgattggttgatcgatccagagcgcctctgtgctcttggaatcaccctgaatcgattacccgatcaattcaaggcttctcgagcgatttccagtgctccaatcgatcggtcgatcgattggaggtttcaatcaatcaactgatcgattcagaagctcactgttcgctcaaaaactctcccaatagattgaccgatcgattgaagaagtttcaatcgattacctaatcgattcagcccatttctgcataaattcacgtcaaccaatcgattaaaccccccaatcaattggccaatcgattggaaagcagaaaactggatagagcttgaaattagcttcgttttgcatccaagatcacctcattctgatatccgagtcaaaagttatggcattcggaagtttactacgtccgaacttcctagttccatgccaactccctattggacttacgacagctaagaattcggtcaacttttgacccatctggactttctctttgcgctaagtgtccagtcaaccttgacccacttggacttaccatctcatgccaagtgtccggtcctccatgacccacttgaacttccttccaccagatgtctggtcatcctcgacccatctggatttcctcttgccaagtatccggtcaatcctttgacctacttggactttcaaacaccaggtgtctggtcaaccttgacccacttagatttccacatgtctggcttcactcaccaggtctttccatctgcctagcttcactcactaggtctttcacctggcttcactcaccaggattttcccactgtccggcttcactcaccgggactttccatctgcctaacttcactcaccaggactttcacctagcttcactcactagaactttcacctagcttcactcactaggacttcccatctgcctggtttcactcactaggactttcacctaacttcactcactaggactttctatctgtctggcttcactcaccaggactttcacctagcttcactcactagatttcccagtcaagtattcaatcaaccttgacctacttgactctccttcacaatctccccacatgaacaattgcacctgcaatcttcatgtattgtctcaatgtattgtcaaacatcgaaacccaaacatcaagactcaagcttgagccaacttaagcttagtcaaataggtcaaccttgacctagggatattgcaccaacaatctttcccttttggatgtttgacaatacctttaagttaggctaatctcatagcctcaactttcttcatgccaatgtatgaatgattgtttcctttattctccccttttcctagagagcaaactccctctttaggtaatgaaggcctaacttaaccacacattctccccctattggcatacataaaaaactctctccttgaagagttacccaaACGTTGTTCATAACTTCACTCGTGGCTCACAatacgataatgaaagtctcatacctttcatttccCTTAatactcacccttgagcattaccatttaaacaatgaagatatccactctccattgtattcaaatgcccaaccttgagcattttcacgaaagaaggttaaccaccttccaaggtgtatgaaaaataaattttcatgtccttaaagacatgtacgtaacttctgtcattgcaccaacaataacttggaatccctaaacatataggaaatccaaatttagaagttccgaggttcaaaaattcaatattgaaaccaaacctcaacctaaacctctacttagtcttccttaaccaatccatccttgttttcatcatgaaaactccccctaaatgtatacaaatgtgttttgaggggttaggagtggttttatagactaaaaatggtttagaatgctgaaagcaagctttcccagccaaaattagCATCCACAAtcaattggagttgggtcccaattgattgaacctgcctgaatcgatccactgatcgattcagctagtgtggatcaatcggtggatcgatcgagcgagcttctgttcgcgagaaatgccttctcaatcgatcgctcgatcgattgaggcactacaatcgatcgggtgatcgattgaagctctgaaattgctgaaattctatttcagtcaacttcagaaactccctaaaaattttacaaaattctaaaaatcgtgaaaattcatgtagacactacttaggggatatactatcaaggaaaaatagttttctatgaaaatactttctattttccaagattgacacaaacttgaaaacttgtaaaaactttagtgttttcttctagtttatgTTTAacatttcaatgatgattactatcaaaagatagtctttatCAAGTttttctaaaagcattttaaaatgattttaaaaaccaatatccaaccatgttctttgggctcaatgcacatgacttgtacattagcttt includes these proteins:
- the LOC122050724 gene encoding FCS-Like Zinc finger 8-like, which produces MSDPHSSNSSCCNKSRAFSIFSPRLFVGVSSSSSSDSEATMSPTSILETKSLSSIGRLLLSDATKSSGTESKLHARSFGDTDAVGLSIIDALNEEKSTKAFPNSESRRVVFGSLLKVQIPSLCPGSMSPVGSPIEFGVKNKESQLALLSPAQSSLGLEMTTSSACRVFARSISMSEMELSEDYTCVISHGPNPRTTHIFDNCVVESCGDGFTASIETNSSTPTDRRGHLSNDFLSFCYACKKDLGQGNDTFIYRLCLFTVEGTNSSCSIESQSICSYPSQLAQWGIQPYLLFLAAPGIHGGDSTDCPIDEEPKKSVANPALMLNQSP